Sequence from the Hypanus sabinus isolate sHypSab1 unplaced genomic scaffold, sHypSab1.hap1 scaffold_1561, whole genome shotgun sequence genome:
gggaagggaagaaggacagAACCCAGGAccggcgggggggtggggggggtggtggtggtggtaagTTTGTCTACCGGGAGaagtcgatattcatgccatcaggttggagactacccagatgcaatataaggtgttgccctGAGGGTGGTACAAGAGGAGCTCATAgatcaacatgttggaatgggaattaaaatatttagcCATTGGGAAGTCCCGCTTGTGGTGGATGATAAACAGCACGGAAGaccctggaggagctcagcaagtcaggcagcacctatggaaaggaataaagagtcaacttttcgggccaagactcttcttcaagaTGAAGGGAAGGTTTCAGCCTAAATCAGCAACTCTTTATCCCcgtgctgacctgctgagatcctccagcattttgtgtgtattgctcaagattcccagcacctgcagaatctcgtgtttataattgtcaattcagaaatctgatggcagaggggaagaagctattcctgaatcattgagtgtgggtcttcagccttctgtaccccctccccaGTGCTGGTAATGAGAAGCAGACATGTCCCAGTTCCTTAGTACAAAGAGGAGttgttgtgaggtagtgttcatggcttcacagaccattcagaaatggcggaggggaagaagctgttcctaaaacatttaatgtacctcctccctgatgtaccTTCCCTTCAGAGCTGAGTGCTGAGACTCAAGGAAAATTggagcagccatgatgaaatggcggaccagacttgatgggctaagtggcccaattctgctactatatcttatggtctaataccaTTAATCAAGGGATCCGTGGATCCCAGATCAGGAACCCCTGGCCTAgatagcacatcctcagaatagaggaatgtctatttagaactaagatgaggaattccttcagccagtgTGGGATATGCAATGTCACAGGCAGTTGAAGAGTCTTAGGATATACTTgaagaggttaataggttcttgattaattgaaggtcatggggagaaaggaGAATGGAATGAGCGGGATGTGGTGGGAAAGACTCACTGGGCtgagtggcccaattctgctctcaCGTCGTAAGGTTACAAGTGCTGAGATGAAACCTAGTGGGCTTCCTCGTACCGAGGGATTGCTGAACTCCCTGGGGAGTGTCCCCACACCACCCCTTCCCCCATTTTGACCAGCCGCGCCCCGCTGGCTCTCACCCGTGGCAGCCTGTGCCAGCTTCTCCTTGGTCTTGAGGGCGTGTGCCCTttcctccttcagtttctcctcaTCCTTCAGAAGGGCCACCAGCTGCTTGGCCTTCTCCCGCACATTGACGCCCTGGTCTTTGCCGTCGCGGTCAATGTACTGGAAGTCTTTCAGGGTCTGCACCGCATATATGTTCTCGCGGCACTGCTGGGCCACCCGCTCAGAACCGGTCTTCACCAGGTACTCGGCTAGCGTCAGCGCCTTGTAAACGTGCCGCCAGTTCTTGCCGTGGTCGTTCAGCCGCCTCCACACCATCCCCATGATCTCGGTGAAGGCCGCCACATTGTAGGTCAGATCGGAGATCTCGCACATGAGGGAGCTGGAGGGGCCCCAAGGGTCATTCGAGGTTGCCTCCCTCACCTTGATCTCTGCCTCAGAGTAGTTGTGGACTATGTTCTTCACCTGACGCCGGAGGGAAGAGGTTGACATCTTGGCGAGCTGGAGGGGGCAAGGGAGAAGCAGCTGCCGATGGAGAAGGGAACGAGGAGGGAGAgggtgtggggcgggggggggggggagagtgaggggagagaggcagaggacaGCTACCCTCAGGTGGTGGGGAAcgagggaggggggtgggggggtgagggcAAATCACCAACTACTTGTCAACAGTTGGCTGGAGCTGAGCCCATGCGGCATCTTCGTCAGCGGTGGAGCTTGCAGGAAAAGAACACGGTGTTAGTACAGTGAGACCTCTGGCCTTCCATGTTATGCCAATGTTCCCAATTTGACCCTTCcctcctttcatcctccgtctctccaaagagaaaagccctggctcaccTCAACCTTTCCTCGCTTTCTAAATCTGCCTGTATCCTCTCCTATAATGAGGCACCGTGAAATGACCAGAGTATTCCAACCCTGCTCTCAACCAGGGTTGTATAATTATCACTTTGCTGCTGAGAACTCAATCACACGACtaacaaaggccaacacaccTTAAGCAACCCTTCCACTTATACAGCATCTCTGAGGACGTGGACAAGATCTCTCTTTAACCCTGCCTTCAAGCTCGACCTTCCAAAGTAAAtctcctcacacttctccaggttgaactccatctgccacttgctgACCCACAGCACCATGCACAAGCACGTTGAGCATGGAGGACAGTtacacagaagatacaaaagccactCAGTGCTTCTCCATGGCAACTATGTTGCCCAGCCAGCTTCTCCCATCTGTGTTTGACCCATGCACCCTAAAGCCAGTCCACTCAGGATGGTTttgttaagggaaaatcttgcctgataaatctgttggaattctttgaagaaacaagaagcagaatagacaaaggagaatcggtggccctttcggagaatgggcaaagaaatggtagattggagaataaaggcatggactattgtctaaatggagaaaattcaaaaatcaggaatgaaagggttaatgtatgaggtgtgtttgatggctctgggctttgctcaagtttagaagaatagtggggcggggggggggtagaatctcactgaaacctatcaattaTTGGAAGACCTagagagagtggatatggagaggatatttccaatagtggaggTCCCTTCACCACTACCCCTCTGACCcacaacacaggtgccccccagggctgtgtcctaagcctgttcctttactctctgtatacccatgactgtcaccacccacagctccagtcTGCTATAattatatttgctgatgacactacatcaATTAGcctcatctcaaataataatgaggcagcctacagagaagaactCATCACCCAGAcacactggtgtcaagaaaacaaactctccctctttgtcactaaaacaaaggagctgattgtggatgacaggaggaatggagacgggctaacccctgttgacatcagtggatctgggttgagaggggaaacagctttaagttccttggcatacacattaccgaggatctcacgtggtctgtacgtaccggctgtgtggtgaaaaacgcACAACAGCAGCCCTTTCACCCCaggtggttgaagaagtttggcacgtccctaaatcctaagaactttctacagcgtcacaattgagagcatcttgactggctgatcactgcctggtatgggaactgtacctcccttaatcgcaggactctgcagagagtggtgcagacagcccagcgcatctgtatatgtgaacttcccacaatagagacaggtgtgtaaaaagggcccgaaggctGGGTATGACTGGgtacccaagtcaccccaaccacaatctatttcagccgctaccatctgggaaacggtactgcaccATTAAAGCCGGGACCAAAaggttctgggacagcttcttctaccaggccatcagactgattaattcatgctggtaCGATTGAATTTCCATGCTATACTGACCGTCCagtcctcatgtatgtgaagaatgtaagaaatcaACTCCtggaccagagggctcagattcagaacagaggtgaggcGGAGGAactactttagccagagggtggtgaatctgtggccaagtcactggctatatttaaagtggaggcttgtagcgatgtgctacacgcgGCGCTGCAATAaccacacggagtcggtgagctgcagttacaaaagaggtttattcaaacttcacggcctcgctttaaagccttcctgatcccgccctccccgggcgggaatactgtagggggcacatattcacagtcccgtcccgcgcgcgaGCTTTTCCCCTCGCTGgcgaagcaggcttggcgccctctttgggaccggcctcaatgccgctttgtgagcagtttcagtgcgctgggaagtgggtcgccacaggctgatagttacagggagaaggcagaagaagagggctaataaatcagccatgttggaacggcagagcagaccaTCTTCCCCCCCAATGGCAGAAGGGTGAAGAGAAAATGTCCAggctgggtggggtctttgattttgctggctgttttactgagtcagtgggaagtgtggacagtgtccatggaggggagactgctgtgctgagctgtgtgtccacaactctctgcggttTCCTGCGGTCCCGGGTGGAgcagttgccgttccgagctgtgaTGATCCGGATCACATGCTTTCTGTGGGGCATCTGTGAGGGTCGACGGGGACGTGCTGAGGAAGTAGGGGTATTGGTGGGCTTTCCTGGCTGGGAAGTCAATGATTGACCCAGGACCGGCTTTTGGTGATACTCACACCTGGGAACTGGGAAGCTAAAATCCAGGCCACAAGTTAGTTGGTGCCAGGAGGTGTATGTATTCAAGGAGATAAGACAGGCGACCAAGTGAGGGTCAAAGTGCCCTACGCATTTGTAATTCAATGTGTGGTAACTCTGCATTGATTGAATACGTCAAAGGCCTTTGCACACAATCTCTGCTTTGCAAACAAATTATATGTGCAACACTCCACTATCACCTCtccacccctacactccctgtcctcctgttcaaacccctctctccccttctccctatctctgtaacccctacactccctgtcctcctgttcaaacccctctctccccttctccctatctctgtaacccctactctccctgtcctcctgttcaaacccctctctccccttctccctatctctgtaacccctacactccctgtcctcctgttcaaacccctctctccccttctccctgtctctaacccctacactccctgtcctcctgttcaaacccctctctccccttctccctatctctgtaacccctacactccctgtcctcctgttcaaacccctctctccccttctccctatccctgtaacccctactctccctgtcctcctgttcaaacccctctctccccttctccctatctctgtaacccctacactccctgtcctcctgttcaaacccctctctccccttctccctatctctgtaacccctacactccctgtcctcctgttcaaacctctctctcaccctctctctctctgtagtccctacactccccatcctcctgttcaaacccctctctgcccttctccctatctctgtaacccctactctccctgtcctcctgttcaaacccctctctccccttctccctatctctgtaacccctacactccccatcctcctgctcAAACCCCTCTCTGcccttctccctatctctgtaacccctactctccctgtcctcctgttcaaacccctctctccccttctccctatctctgtaacccctacactccccatcctcctgctcAAACCCCTCTCTGcccttctccctatctctgtaacccctacactccctgtcctcctgttcaaacctctctctcaccctctctctatctctgtaacccccacactccctgtcctcctgttcaaacccctctctcaccctctctctatctctgtaacccccacactccccgtcctcctgttcaaacccctctctccccttctccctatctctgtaacccctacactccccatcctcctgctcAAACCCCTCTCTGcccttctccctatctctgtaacccctactctccctgtcctcctgttcaaacccctctctccccttctccctatctctgtaacccctacactccccatcctcctgttcaaacccctctctccccttctccctatctctgtaacccctacactccccatcctcctgttcaaacccctctctccccttctccctatctctgtagtccctacactccccgtcctcctgttcaataCCCTCCCACTCAGACCCAGAGGCCTTCTCAAACCCTCATCCTGCTGAAAAAGGTGGATGATTTGACcatccaatctcccagcacctgcagagtGCAATTATTGGCAGTGGGCTGCCCTGAGGAGAGGTATTATCATCCTGAGGCAACGCAGCCCGAGAATGACGCAGGCCGCCATGAAACGCCCGCTATCAAACCCACACAGGACAAAAGGTCAAACCAACAGAGCTATTGTATGACTCAGAGTCCTCTGTaccaaggggagagagaggggttgaaatgtacaggctcagggagggggagagagagagcgagagagactgaggcacgtacaggctcagggagggggagagagagagcgagagagactgaggcacgtacaggctcgggggggggggagagagagagagagagagagagagagagagagagagagagagagactgaggcacgtacaggctcagggaagatacaaagagagagagagagagtgaggcacgtacaggctcagggaagatacagagagagagagagagagactgaggcacgtacaggctcagggaagatactgagagagagagagagagagagagagactgaggcacgtacaggctcagggaagatactgtgagagagagagagagagactgaggcacgtacaggctcagggaagacactgtgagagagagagactgaggcacgtacaggctcagggaagatactgtgagagagagagagactgaggcacgtacaggctcagggaaaatactgagagagagagagagagagagactgaggcatGTACAGGCTCAGGGAAaatactgagagagagagagagagagagagactgaggcacgtacaggctcagggaaaatactgagagagagagagagagagagagactgaggcacgtacaggctcagggaaaatactgagagagagagagagagagagactgaggcatGTACAGGCTCAGGGAAaatactgagagagagagagactgaggcacgtacaggctcagggaaaatactgagagagagagagagagagagagagagagagagactgaggcacgtacaggctcagggaagatactgtgagagagagagagagagactgaggcacgtacaggctcagggaagatactgtgagagagagagagagagactgaggcacgtacaggctcagggaagatactgtgagagagagagagagagagactgaggcacgtacaggctcagggaagatactgtgagagagagagagagactgaggcacgtacaggctcagggaaaatactgagagagagagagagagacactgaggcacgtacaggctcagggaaaatactgtgagagagagagagagagagactgaggcacgtacaggctcagggaaaatactgtgagagagagagagagactgaggcacgtacaggctcagggaaaatactgtgagagagagagagagactgaggcacgtacaggctcagggaaaatactgtgagagagagagagagagagagagagagagactgaggcacgtacaggctcagggaagatactgtgagagagagactgaggcacgtacaggctcagggaagatactgtgagagagagagagagagagactgaggcacgtacaggctcagggaagatactgtgagagagagagagagactgaggcacGTACAGGCTCAGGGAAGATactgtgagagagcgagagagagagagactgaggcacgtacaggctcagggaagatactgtgagagagagagagagactgaggcacgtacaggctcagggaagatactgtgagagagagagagagagagagagactgaggcacgtacaggctcagggaagatactgtgagagagggagagagagagactgaggcacgtacaggctcagggaagatactgtgagagagagagagagactgaggcacgtacaggctcagggaagatactgtgagagagagagagagagagagactgaggcacgtacaggctcagggaagatactgtgagagagagagagagactgaggcacgtacaggctcagggaagatactgtgagagagagagagagagagagagagactgaggcacgtacaggctcagggaagatactgtgagagagagagagagagagagactgaggcacgtacaggctcagggaagatactgtgagagagagagagagagagactgaggcacgtacaggctcagggaagatactgagagagagagagagagagagagagagagagagactgaggcacgtacaggctcagggaagatactgagagagagagagagagagagagactgaggcacgtacaggctcagggaaaatactgagagagagagagagagagactgaggcacgtacaggctcagggaagatacagagagagagagactgaggcacgtacaggctcagggaggggggggagagagagagagagacaggcacgtacaggctcagggaagatactgtgagagagagagagagagagactgaggcacgtacaggctcagggaagatacagagagagagagagagactgaggcacgtacaggctcagggaagatactgtgagagagagagagagagagagagactgaggcacgtacaggctcagggagggggggagagagagagagagagagagagagagagagagactgaggcacgtacaggctcagggaagatactgtgagagagagagagagagagagagagagagagagagagactgaggcacgtacaggctcagggaagatagagagagagagattgaggcacgtacaggctcagggaagatacagagagagagagactgaggcacGTACAGGCTCAGGGAAGATACTGTGAGAGAGATTGAGGCACGTACAGGCTCAGGGaagatactgagagagattaAGACATGTACAGGCTCAGGGAAGTTCCACGTTCACTAGCACAAGACACCACCAACTCGCCAGGGAACAGGCCAGAGTACAATATGCCGGCAAATCTATTCAACTATTTCCCTGTCAGTGCAGCACCAGGATTTTGCAAAACGGACCAACTCCACAGCCTCCCCCTACCTTTGTAACCCctataaaacatagaaaacctatagcacaatagaGGAACCTGTggggcaatttttttttcacccagagagttgttcACTTATGAAATGAACTGTCACAGGaggcaggtacacggattggaaaggtttagagggatccaGGCTAAACTCGGTCAGTTGTCACTGGATTGGATGGGGACCTTGTTCAGCATGAttctgatgggccgaagggcctgtttctgagctgcaatGTCTATCTAGTCCTGCAGTAGGGAACAGGGTGGGGCTCTGCACAGAGTTGTAGTCAGTCagctccctcacagacacagccctccccaccatcgacaaCTTCTTCAAGCAGCGATGCCTCCAGAAGGTGggatccatcatgaaggacccagagtcccttcggcccatctagtccctgtCCACCTTGTCCAGTTTGGTACATATCCGTCCCAAAGTTtccatgtacctgcctcaaccacttcctctggcagctcattccataggtGAACAACCCTCAGGGTGAAAGAATTGCTCCTCGGGTTCCTATTACATCTCTCTCcctaccttaaacctgtgtcttctgggTCTTGATTCCTCAGCCTTGGGGAAAGACTgtcacattcaccctatctcccTCGTGGTTTTATaacctctgtgaggtcacccctcaagtctcctacactccaaggaataaagtcccaacctacaCAAAATGtcaccataactcagtccctcgtaaatctcctctgcaccttcccagctcaatggcatctttcctacagcagggcgaccagactgaacacaatataacgtcacaactcctgtactcagtgccccgaCTGAAGAAGGCCAGAGTGACAAACGTCTTCTTCActgccctgtctacctgtgactccactttctggAAAACATGTCTCTATACCTCTGGGtcgctctgttctacagcactccccagggtccccgtctacctgtgactccactctcTGGAAACCATGTCTCTATACCTCTGGGtcgctctgttctacagcactccccagggtccccgtctacctgtgactccactttctggAAACCATGTCTCTATACCTCTGGGtcgctctgttctacagcactccccagggtccctgtctacctgtgactccactctcTGGAAACCATGTCTCTATACCTCTGGGtcgctctgttctacagcactccccagggtccccgtctacctgtgactccactttctggAAACCATGTCTCTATACCTCTGGGTCGCTCTGCTCTACAGCACTCCACAGGGTCCCTGCTGTTCGTCCTgaggaccctctgagtgaagtattttcccctcatgttccccttgaacttttcacctttcatctttaacctatgacctctagttatgGTCCCACCCAACTcttgtggaaaaagcctgcttgcatttaccctgtctctacccctcataattatttattcctctatcaaatctacccttctcctacactccagggattAAGGTCCTAGTCTATTCAATCAAACCATCCCCTCTGCAAATACAATCCTCCATAGAGAGAGAGTTGTATACCAAGGTCCAGGGAGTTCATATCATGGATGACATCACCTGGTCCTTTAATATCACTttgcacagcagcacctccactatctgaggcaagcaaggctccgtCTTAATGGAGCAccaatgagagcatcctgacaatttgcacctccatctggtatgggagcaatcGAGCTTGAGTGGAAGACACTTCAAATgattgtgagaacagctgagaggatcatcggggtctcccttCCATCCAtctgggacatttatcaggagtgctgtgtacacagggccctcagtatcattaaggatcccacccatccatccatcatccttttttgactttctaccatcaggcgggagagtccatagcataaaaacgAGGTCagaatgagaaacagtttcttcccccaagtcttGAGACTTCTGAACTTCCTGACGTATTGTGTTCGAAGTGCCACTAgttaatctgttccgtaccttgcaatatttaatattaatgcacattAGGGTATTATTTATATGTGatacatctgtagattttatcttgcCTTCATAAGTCACCATGTGttgtgtgctttacaccctggtttgaagaAATGTCTTGTTCCTCTATACATTAGAGAACATAGTTAAATAATAATGCACTTGATTTGACTTTTCTTATAACTCCAGaaccagcaacattcttgtaaattttctctgtactcgttcaaccttatttacatctttcctgtaggtaggtgacccaaatggcacacaatactccaaatgaggcctcactcactccccctcccccagccttATACAACGACAACATAcagtaacatcccatctcctgtactcagtactttgatctatgaaggccaaagcTTTCTCTACAACCCTAGcaacctgtgacgccactttcaatgaattatcgacctgcattcccagatccctttgttctacctcactcctcagtgcccgaccactcactgtgtaagtcctaccctcactggtcctactgaagtgcaaaccCTCACACTCGTCtgcactgaattccatctgccagtctCCCAGccgatccagatccctctgcaagccatgacatCCTTCCTCACCCTCCACTACAcccacaatcttggtgtcatgcacaaatttgctgatccattgaACCACATTATCCCTATTGTTGatagagatgacaaacaacaacgggcccagcactgatccctgagacGCATcgctggtcactggcctccagtcaGCGGGCAACCctctcctaccactctctggcttctcccacaaagccaatttcTAATCCAATACACTACCTCACCCGGAATGCCGAGAGACTGGACcgtcttgaccagcctcccatgcgggaccttgtccaacaccttactgaagtccatgtaggcgACATCCATGGACTTGCtgtcatccactttcctggtaactttttTGGAAAAAACTAAGATcctttatcactctgtgtctaaccaaaTACTTACAGATCTAGATtagaataactttcccacaactaatgTCAGTCTCAcgccctataatttcctggtttgggTTTAGAGCCCTTCTTTAACAGTGGAATAACATTgtctatcctccagtcctctggtacctcacctgtcgctaaggatgatttaaatatctctgctaggggtctggcaatttctgcacttgcctcccacagggttcaAGGGAACACAcgatcaggccctggggacttttGCCCCAGGACAGCAAAatctcttcctctgtaatctgtatagggtccataaaTTTGatggcactttgtctcacttcatAGCATCTGTGTCCGTCTCCTGAgtaaacagagatgcaaaaaattaatttaatttaatttaagccTCTGttgtggctccacacatggatcaccactctgatcttccacaggACCAATTTTGCCCCTTTTGCTGTTAACTCATCTGTAGAATCCGTCAGGAtattccttcaccttgtctgccttcCTTTAGCCCTTATTTCTCTCTCTGCCATTTCTCATACTCCGTACGGACCTCATCTGTTCCCACCTGCTACGCACCAGTTTTCCCCTCACCTAACCAAGGCCTCAAAATCTGGTGAAAACTATGGTTCCCTACAATTGTtatttttaccttttattctgacaggcacacacAAGCTTTATACTTTTTAAGGCCTCCCACCAACCAAGTACGTTTTTGCCATAGAATAGCCTGTCCCAATCCCACTGCCAggtaccatcaaaactggcctttctccaatttagaatctcaacctgcggACCAGAGCTATCTCTTTGCATATTTATTTGAAActgatggcattgtggtcactggatgcaaagtgatcccctacacaaacttctgtcacctgctctgcCTCATTCCCGAGTCACTGTTCCAGTATCACATGCTCTCTCGTTGGGACTTCtaagtactgattaaggaaactttcctgaacacatttgacaaactctatcccatcttgtCCTATTACAGTGcgggattcccagtcaatgtgtggaaagttcaaatcacctactataacaagcTAATGTTTCTCGCAAAAGTctctgttcctctaaatccctaggactgttgTGTGGTCTGAAATATA
This genomic interval carries:
- the LOC132387142 gene encoding epsin-1-like, encoding MSTSSLRRQVKNIVHNYSEAEIKVREATSNDPWGPSSSLMCEISDLTYNVAAFTEIMGMVWRRLNDHGKNWRHVYKALTLAEYLVKTGSERVAQQCRENIYAVQTLKDFQYIDRDGKDQGVNVREKAKQLVALLKDEEKLKEERAHALKTKEKLAQAATASSSAPSAPSATLRGPPDMDQAWPQSSGEEELQLQLALAMSKEEAEQRSPPVHGEDLQMQLALSLSKEEHDKVMGQCGGRFTLCLTPGVCDGTEWREIHCVSDPGSV